From the genome of Argentina anserina chromosome 4, drPotAnse1.1, whole genome shotgun sequence, one region includes:
- the LOC126791244 gene encoding protein Iojap-related, mitochondrial → MLAALRSRSSSPLLRQQWRLGFPSLHQSFSTSAAEGLLDLHEVETVLSDVKADDVRVIPANKHSEWADFMVLATGRSTWHVKNIAQALIYKSKQKQKGAQRLVLPTVEGQEGGKWIVIDSGKVIIHALDENARAYYNLETLWTAKPTEKEPIQDLEKAFVKVRPKNNSKRKPTRQSA, encoded by the exons ATGTTGGCCGCTCTACGCTCCCGATCATCGTCCCCGCTGCTCCGTCAACAATGGAGGCTAGGGTTTCCGTCTCTGCACCAATCCTTCTCCACCTCCGCCGCAGAAGGCCTGCTTGACCTCCACGAGGTCGAGACGGTTCTCAGCGACGTCAAGGCCGACGACGTCAGGGTCATACCGGCCAACAAGCACAGCGAGTGGGCCGATTTCATGGTCCTCGCCACCGGGAGGTCCACCTGGCACGTCAAGAACATCGCCCAAGCCCTAATTTACAAG TCTAAGCAAAAGCAGAAAGGAGCTCAGCGGTTGGTGCTTCCCACTGTTGAAGGGCAAGAGGGAGGAAAGTGGATTGTCATTGACTCTG GGAAAGTGATAATTCATGCTCTTGATGAGAATGCCAGAGCTTACTACAATTTGGAGACACTTTGGACTGCAAAGCCAACTGAGAAAGAACCAATTCAG GATTTGGAGAAGGCTTTTGTGAAGGTTCGTCCCAAAAATAACTCTAAGAGGAAACCGACACGGCAAAGTGCTTAA
- the LOC126790656 gene encoding 3-oxoacyl-[acyl-carrier-protein] reductase 4-like has protein sequence MASIAASNVVALKPAGIKFGAAGDARACCLKQWSPLSSAVGSGRSLGLQYRSKSNSTSSGVVRAQVVTLEQATTGAVQNVEAPVVVVTGASRGIGKAIALALGKAGCKVLVNYARSSKEAEEVAKEIEAVGGQALTFGGDVSKEADVEAMLKTAVDAWGTVDILINNAGITRDGLLMRMKLKQWQDVIDLNLTGVYLCTQAAAKIMMKKKKGRIINIASVVGLVGNVGQVNYSAAKAGVIGLTKTVAKEYSSRNITVNAVAPGFIASDMTAELGAELEKKILQTIPLGRYGQPEEIAGLVEFLALSAAASYMTGQVLTIDGGMVM, from the exons ATGGCTTCCATTGCTGCATCGAACGTCGTCGCTTTGAAGCCCGCCGGAATCAAATTCGGAGCCGCCGGCGACGCCCGGGCTTGCTGTTTGAAGCAGTGGTCGCCGCTTTCCAGCGCGGTCGGATCGGGTCGGAGCCTTGGACTTCAGTATAGATCCAAGAGCAACTCCACCTCCTCCG GTGTTGTGAGGGCTCAGGTGGTCACACTTGAACAAGCAACTACAGGAGCAGTCCAAAACGTGGAGGCTCCTGTTGTGGTGGTGACCGGAGCCTCTAGAGGCATTGGCAAAGCCATTGCTCTGGCTTTGGGCAAAGCCGGTTGTAAG GTTCTTGTTAATTATGCTAGATCGTCAAAGGAGGCTGAAGAGGTTGCCAAAGAG ATTGAGGCAGTTGGTGGACAAGCCCTTACTTTTGGAGGAGATGTTTCAAAAGAAGCAGATGTTGAAGCAATGCTTAAAACT GCAGTGGATGCTTGGGGAACTGTTGATATACTGATCAACAATGCGG GAATTACTAGAGATGGTCTGTTGATGAGAATGAAATTAAAGCAATGGCAGGATGTGATTGACCTAAATCTTACTGGTGTATATTTATGTACCCAG GCAGCAGCCAAAattatgatgaagaagaagaag GGAAGGATCATCAATATAGCATCGGTTGTTGGTCTAGTTGGCAATGTGGGGCAAGTCAACTATAGTGCTGCAAAAGCTGGTGTAATTGGTCTGACAAAGACTGTTGCTAAGGAGTATTCAAGCAGAAACATCACT GTTAATGCTGTTGCCCCGGGTTTTATTGCATCGGATATGACTGCTGAGCTAGGGGCTGAACTGGAGAAGAAGATACTACAGACCATCCCCTTAG GAAGATATGGTCAACCTGAAGAGATTGCTGGACTTGTGGAATTCTTGGCCCTTAGTGCTGCAGCCAGCTACATGACTGGACAG GTGCTCACCATTGATGGAGGGATGGTAATGTAG